In Patescibacteria group bacterium, a genomic segment contains:
- a CDS encoding S41 family peptidase: MKIKKKWPKQIWAKCLLYFLVLIIVLSGAFISGYTTGKKGIDLNIPFVPASVVNTDTGKPANVDFSTFWDAWNKLNQDSVDTINPQNLVYGAISGMLNSLNDPYTVYFTPEENKKFQEDMSGQFEGIGVEVTEVNNSLTIVAPLPDSPAEKAGIKAKDVIISVDGQNAFDLGFQGTIDKIRGTSGTDVTLVLSRPGQDQNITIRVTREKITVPSVTLEYKTLDGKKFAYVTIRQFGDDTNNLFDGIANDILKNKPDGIVLDLRNNPGGYLDSAVDVASYFLDGGNVVSEVEKDNKKKDYKTIRRATLKDYPLAVMVNDGSASAAEILAGAIKDRARGEIIGTTTFGKGSVQILEELKDGSAIKVTIAKWLTPNGNTIDKVGIKPDLEIKADTNASDDNILSGALQYLLKK; this comes from the coding sequence ATGAAAATAAAGAAAAAATGGCCTAAACAAATTTGGGCTAAATGTTTGTTGTATTTTCTTGTCCTGATAATCGTACTATCGGGCGCTTTTATATCGGGATATACCACCGGGAAAAAGGGCATCGATCTTAACATTCCCTTTGTTCCGGCGAGTGTAGTAAATACCGATACCGGTAAGCCGGCAAATGTCGATTTTTCAACTTTTTGGGATGCTTGGAACAAATTGAATCAAGACTCGGTTGATACAATAAATCCCCAAAACCTTGTTTATGGCGCAATTTCAGGCATGCTAAATTCGCTAAATGATCCTTATACCGTGTACTTTACCCCAGAGGAAAACAAAAAATTTCAAGAAGATATGTCCGGACAATTTGAAGGGATCGGCGTGGAGGTTACCGAAGTAAATAACTCCTTAACCATTGTTGCCCCTCTCCCTGACTCTCCGGCGGAGAAAGCCGGAATCAAGGCAAAAGACGTGATAATTTCAGTAGACGGGCAAAATGCTTTTGATCTCGGCTTCCAAGGCACGATTGATAAAATCAGAGGAACAAGCGGCACGGATGTAACATTAGTATTATCGAGGCCTGGACAGGATCAAAATATTACAATCAGGGTTACCAGAGAAAAAATCACGGTTCCATCGGTTACGCTGGAATATAAGACATTGGATGGCAAGAAATTTGCATATGTGACAATCCGACAATTTGGTGATGATACTAATAACCTGTTTGATGGCATTGCGAATGATATTTTAAAAAATAAACCCGATGGAATTGTTCTGGATCTTAGGAACAATCCTGGTGGTTATCTTGATAGTGCAGTCGATGTCGCCAGCTATTTCTTGGATGGCGGAAATGTGGTCTCTGAAGTTGAAAAAGACAACAAGAAGAAGGATTATAAAACCATAAGGCGGGCGACACTCAAGGATTATCCTTTGGCTGTTATGGTGAATGATGGATCGGCTTCAGCGGCTGAGATATTGGCTGGCGCAATTAAGGACAGAGCGCGTGGTGAGATCATCGGTACAACAACTTTTGGCAAGGGAAGCGTACAAATACTGGAGGAGCTAAAAGACGGCTCAGCCATCAAGGTCACGATTGCAAAATGGCTTACGCCGAATGGGAATACGATTGATAAAGTTGGAATTAAGCCGGATTTGGAGATTAAGGCTGACACAAATGCTTCAGACGACAATATTTTATCGGGTGCTTTACAATATTTATTAAAGAAGTAG
- the gpmI gene encoding 2,3-bisphosphoglycerate-independent phosphoglycerate mutase has translation MTESARRKTMLVVLDGWGLSPVTDGNATYLAKTPILDHIYGNYPKISITASGVEVGLSRGEMGNSEVGHLNLGTGRVVWESLPRIDQAIESGEFGKNEELTKTLEKAKSGKLHLIGITSSGGVHSHVNHLFAALDVAKKIGVKDACIHFISDGRDTPPKAALATAQQIEAKLKTIGLGRISTLIGRYYAMDRDSRWQRTEKAYRLMTEGKGKEFSSVLEAIKDSYDNQIFDEFIEPCVIDKTGLIEHGDTIIFYNFRVDRVRQLLEAFSSFEFNGFRRNKITPLNIATMTEYDARYGLPVIFKPTNLKNTFSDIISESGLKQFHTAETEKYPHVTYFFNGGVEKPHKNENDIVVPSPKVPTYDKKPEMSASGVSEKVISALSAKEDFILVNFANGDMVGHTGMLGASVKACEAIDSCLKKMLLKASENGYFVFLTADHGNCENMIDPITGEVNKEHTTNPVPFVSMDFLKKPLLFSNDILFKHEDLIKYSSEGPTGILADVASTILSVMEIAMPGEMIGTDLTKLMG, from the coding sequence ATGACCGAATCGGCCAGACGAAAAACCATGCTCGTGGTTTTAGATGGATGGGGATTATCTCCAGTGACAGATGGCAATGCGACCTATCTTGCTAAAACCCCAATCCTTGATCACATTTATGGAAATTATCCAAAAATCTCGATTACAGCCTCCGGAGTAGAGGTTGGTCTTTCTCGTGGAGAGATGGGAAATTCGGAAGTAGGGCACTTGAATTTAGGCACAGGAAGGGTTGTATGGGAGAGCCTTCCCAGAATTGACCAAGCTATCGAGTCAGGCGAATTTGGGAAAAATGAAGAACTGACAAAAACGCTGGAGAAGGCAAAATCGGGGAAATTGCACCTTATCGGAATTACCAGTTCGGGAGGGGTACATTCTCATGTGAACCACTTGTTTGCCGCTTTAGATGTTGCGAAAAAAATTGGGGTGAAGGATGCTTGTATCCATTTTATTTCAGATGGCAGGGACACACCACCAAAGGCCGCATTAGCAACTGCACAACAAATTGAAGCCAAGCTTAAAACAATCGGTCTTGGGCGAATCTCAACTTTGATCGGTCGCTACTATGCGATGGATAGAGATTCAAGATGGCAACGTACCGAAAAAGCTTATCGCCTGATGACCGAAGGGAAGGGGAAAGAATTTTCTTCGGTTCTTGAGGCGATCAAGGATAGTTATGATAATCAGATATTTGACGAGTTTATTGAGCCTTGCGTAATAGATAAAACTGGTTTGATCGAGCACGGTGACACGATAATTTTCTACAATTTTCGCGTAGATCGCGTTCGCCAACTCCTCGAGGCCTTCTCAAGTTTTGAATTTAATGGTTTTCGCCGAAACAAAATTACGCCGCTTAATATCGCTACAATGACAGAATATGATGCAAGGTATGGCCTACCGGTAATTTTTAAGCCTACAAATCTAAAAAATACCTTTTCTGACATTATTTCCGAGTCTGGGCTTAAGCAATTTCATACTGCTGAGACTGAAAAGTATCCTCATGTGACTTATTTTTTCAATGGTGGGGTAGAAAAGCCGCACAAAAACGAGAATGATATAGTCGTGCCATCTCCAAAAGTGCCAACATATGATAAAAAACCTGAAATGTCGGCTTCTGGCGTGAGCGAAAAAGTTATTTCTGCCCTGTCAGCAAAGGAAGACTTCATACTTGTGAATTTTGCAAACGGGGACATGGTTGGGCACACAGGAATGCTTGGGGCATCGGTAAAAGCATGCGAGGCGATTGACTCTTGTCTTAAAAAAATGCTTTTGAAAGCATCGGAAAATGGATATTTTGTATTTCTTACGGCTGATCATGGAAATTGTGAAAATATGATTGACCCGATCACGGGTGAGGTAAACAAAGAACATACGACCAATCCCGTACCCTTTGTTTCAATGGATTTTTTGAAAAAGCCACTTTTATTTAGTAACGATATTTTATTCAAGCATGAAGATTTGATAAAATATTCTTCTGAAGGACCGACGGGGATTCTTGCCGATGTTGCCTCCACAATTTTATCTGTCATGGAGATTGCAATGCCAGGGGAGATGATCGGTACTGATTTAACAAAATTAATGGGATAA
- a CDS encoding LemA family protein yields the protein MSIAVWIIIIIVAIILIALIAGYNKLVTLKVRSEEAWSDIDVQLKRRYDLIPNLVETVKGYEKHEKEVFENVTKARADALKAGNLTEKGKAENQISEALKSIFAIAENYPQLKANENFGKLQDELTDTEDKIQAARRFYNGNVRELNIAIQSFPSNIIASMFGFKSKELFEVENEAEKQPAKVNFS from the coding sequence ATGTCGATAGCTGTTTGGATCATAATTATAATCGTAGCAATAATACTTATTGCTTTGATTGCTGGCTACAACAAGCTTGTTACCTTGAAAGTTCGATCCGAAGAGGCGTGGAGTGATATTGATGTTCAGTTGAAACGTAGGTATGACCTGATTCCCAACTTAGTCGAAACAGTCAAAGGTTACGAAAAACATGAAAAAGAAGTTTTTGAAAATGTGACCAAGGCACGTGCAGATGCGCTTAAAGCTGGAAATCTTACGGAAAAGGGTAAGGCGGAAAATCAAATTTCCGAAGCCCTTAAATCAATTTTCGCAATTGCTGAAAACTACCCACAGCTCAAAGCCAATGAAAACTTTGGCAAACTGCAGGACGAGCTTACAGACACAGAAGATAAAATTCAGGCTGCCCGCAGGTTTTACAATGGCAATGTTCGCGAACTAAACATTGCTATCCAAAGTTTCCCCTCGAACATTATTGCTTCGATGTTTGGCTTTAAGTCTAAGGAATTATTTGAAGTTGAGAATGAAGCGGAGAAACAGCCAGCTAAGGTTAATTTTAGCTAA
- a CDS encoding 2'-5' RNA ligase family protein, which translates to MLYIIVIIIPDPYRKKISSLQEQYKDPNWKITLPPHITIMPPSSLVDGASVETLKNQINATIPSLSAFQISTGPIKKFDNKFGTIYLSVENSNEIVRLHQIIKNAVLHSVEKLDYYPDNFIPHITLSGDIPENALFDKYSEMKEINLAFDFNCSSIGLFCKNKSDNLWTQIGLYDFPDQTG; encoded by the coding sequence ATGCTTTACATTATAGTTATTATTATACCCGACCCTTATCGAAAAAAAATTTCTTCTTTGCAAGAGCAATATAAGGATCCAAATTGGAAGATTACTCTTCCTCCACATATCACGATTATGCCCCCTTCCTCTCTAGTCGATGGAGCTAGCGTGGAAACCTTGAAAAACCAGATTAATGCAACCATTCCTTCGCTCTCTGCTTTTCAAATTAGTACCGGGCCTATCAAGAAGTTTGATAATAAATTTGGGACCATATATCTATCCGTTGAAAATTCTAATGAGATTGTCCGTCTGCACCAAATTATTAAAAATGCGGTTTTACATTCAGTAGAAAAGTTAGATTATTATCCCGATAATTTTATTCCCCACATAACATTATCAGGGGATATTCCCGAAAATGCGCTTTTTGATAAGTACTCCGAAATGAAAGAGATTAATCTTGCATTCGATTTTAATTGCAGCAGCATAGGACTTTTTTGTAAAAATAAATCCGACAATTTATGGACCCAAATAGGCTTATATGATTTTCCGGATCAAACTGGATAG
- the ftsX gene encoding permease-like cell division protein FtsX, translating into MFTLTIYRIFKTSLISLWRNRWLSLASTLIMVITLITISIFASLSVITNKMAENLKDRIDMVAYIQDSATEDQVTALQKVIRARPEVTSVDYVSKEEALRIWQERNKDNENIKNIVNQADNPLPRSLEIKTEDPQDLDKIDSFLSSQEYTPLIKELSYRKNKDLIDKLIRITTFVNIAGWSLSLVFALISVLVIYNTIRLTIFARSEEIEIMKLVGATDWYIRGPFIVDGIAYGIAATIIASLLLYLAFQITIPVARNYLGGFDMGQGYLGVSFGLVIFLQFAVGVILGAVCSIVAVKKYLK; encoded by the coding sequence ATGTTTACCCTCACAATATATCGAATATTTAAAACATCTCTGATTTCACTCTGGCGGAATCGCTGGCTTTCGCTTGCTTCAACCTTGATTATGGTAATTACGCTTATCACGATCTCGATATTTGCGTCGCTTTCTGTGATCACAAATAAAATGGCGGAAAACCTGAAAGACAGGATCGACATGGTCGCCTATATTCAAGATTCTGCAACTGAAGATCAGGTTACTGCGCTTCAAAAAGTCATTCGTGCCAGGCCGGAGGTAACATCGGTAGATTACGTTTCAAAAGAAGAAGCATTGCGAATCTGGCAAGAGAGAAATAAAGACAATGAAAACATCAAAAATATTGTCAATCAGGCCGACAATCCGCTTCCCAGGAGTTTAGAGATTAAAACGGAAGATCCGCAGGATCTGGATAAAATTGACTCTTTTCTTTCCAGCCAGGAATACACTCCGTTGATCAAAGAATTATCTTACCGCAAAAATAAAGATTTAATCGACAAACTTATCAGGATAACTACTTTTGTGAATATCGCTGGTTGGAGCCTTTCTTTGGTTTTTGCCTTGATCTCTGTTTTGGTTATTTACAATACGATCCGCTTAACAATATTTGCACGATCGGAAGAAATAGAAATCATGAAGCTTGTGGGGGCGACGGATTGGTATATCCGCGGTCCATTTATAGTTGATGGTATAGCGTATGGTATCGCTGCCACCATAATTGCGTCTCTGCTTTTGTATTTGGCTTTTCAAATCACAATTCCTGTTGCTAGAAATTATCTCGGCGGTTTTGATATGGGGCAAGGCTATCTTGGGGTCAGTTTCGGATTGGTAATATTTTTGCAATTTGCCGTTGGTGTTATACTTGGCGCTGTATGTTCGATTGTTGCCGTTAAGAAATACCTTAAATAA
- the secA gene encoding preprotein translocase subunit SecA: MSFLDKLVGNSYQKVIRKLRAKVDRISDLEAEFQKLTDKELRDKTAELKLRLAEAGGDLEREKEILEEITPEAFAIVREATKRVWNERQFDVQIIGGLVLHEGNIAEMKTGEGKTIVATLPLYLNALTGRGVHLVTVNDYLSKFNGEGMGEVYNFLGMTVGVIQSNQETYRFEKTKSYKHYSECDGSNLTPCSRKEAYACDVTYGTNNEFGFDYLRDNMAPSVEACVQRELYFAIVDEVDSILIDEARTPLIISAAAEESGSMYAQFASLVPRLSESEDYTVQEKEKSVYLTDEGIRKMEKMLGVENIYEVSGGNMVHHLEQALKAHALFKRDRDYVVREGEIIIVDEFTGRLMIGRRYSEGLHQAIEAKEGVEVKRESQTLATISFQNLFRMYKKLSGMTGTAATEAEEFFKIYTLDVVEIPTNKPIVRKDHEDKIYKTEAGKYDAVVRDVKECKEKGQPVLIGTVSVEKNELISKLLKKAGIKHEILNAKNHEREAKIITKAGLKGSITVATNMAGRGTDIKLGEGVRELGGLHVIGTERHEARRIDNQLRGRSGRQGDPGSSQFYVSLEDDLMRIFGGDRIKLMMDRLGLPEDQPIENRLISRSIESAQRKVEGYNFDIRKHLVDYDDVMNKHREVIYRKRRGILELAKNEKGSPKDEILGIVYNQIEGIINRNIDDKEKTISELKVIFGNNAKIENLSSEHLKDFAKSIYDERENRYGHEVMRQIERAIYLRTIDNLWVEHLTTMDELREGIGLRGYGQRDPLVEYKAEAYRLFEGLIAAIESSVARVIYKVEVQVQPTAPIVRRPLEYKSPDPDTIGDIEKDEPMLEEEAKRTEKRIEQSSSGGVTTTIRGPKETSVHDRMMSSAGKQHTIKSNSKVGRNDPCPCGSGKKYKKCCGR; encoded by the coding sequence ATGTCGTTTTTAGATAAATTGGTTGGGAATTCATATCAAAAGGTTATCCGGAAGCTCCGAGCGAAGGTTGATAGAATCTCCGATCTTGAAGCTGAGTTTCAGAAACTGACTGACAAGGAGCTGAGGGACAAAACTGCCGAACTCAAATTACGGTTGGCGGAAGCAGGCGGTGATTTAGAAAGAGAGAAGGAAATTCTCGAAGAAATCACTCCCGAGGCTTTTGCTATTGTCCGCGAAGCGACCAAGCGCGTCTGGAATGAGCGCCAATTTGACGTTCAAATTATCGGTGGGTTGGTACTTCACGAAGGCAATATCGCAGAGATGAAAACCGGAGAGGGAAAAACTATTGTTGCAACCCTACCTCTCTATCTAAATGCTCTCACTGGGCGCGGTGTTCATTTGGTTACGGTCAACGATTATCTCTCAAAATTTAACGGTGAGGGTATGGGAGAGGTTTATAATTTTCTTGGGATGACCGTCGGTGTGATCCAAAGTAATCAAGAGACCTACAGATTTGAAAAGACTAAGTCCTACAAGCACTACTCCGAATGTGATGGATCAAACCTTACTCCTTGTAGCCGCAAGGAGGCCTATGCTTGCGACGTCACCTATGGCACGAACAATGAATTCGGTTTTGATTATTTGCGTGATAACATGGCACCGAGCGTGGAAGCCTGTGTCCAACGCGAACTTTATTTTGCCATCGTCGATGAGGTGGACTCGATTTTGATTGATGAAGCGCGTACTCCGCTTATTATTTCGGCAGCGGCCGAAGAATCTGGCAGCATGTACGCCCAATTTGCATCACTCGTGCCGCGTTTATCCGAAAGCGAGGATTATACGGTTCAAGAAAAGGAGAAATCAGTTTATCTTACCGACGAAGGCATTCGTAAAATGGAAAAGATGCTAGGTGTTGAGAATATATATGAGGTTTCCGGTGGCAACATGGTCCATCATCTCGAGCAAGCACTGAAGGCGCATGCCCTGTTCAAGCGTGATCGAGATTACGTGGTTCGAGAAGGTGAAATTATCATTGTTGATGAGTTTACTGGACGGCTTATGATCGGCCGCAGATACTCCGAGGGCCTGCACCAGGCAATCGAAGCAAAAGAAGGTGTCGAGGTGAAACGCGAATCACAAACCCTGGCAACAATTTCTTTCCAGAACCTGTTTCGAATGTACAAAAAACTTTCGGGCATGACTGGTACAGCAGCGACAGAAGCGGAAGAATTTTTTAAGATTTATACGCTTGATGTTGTCGAAATTCCAACGAACAAGCCCATTGTACGCAAAGATCATGAAGATAAAATTTATAAGACCGAGGCTGGAAAATACGATGCTGTAGTACGGGATGTAAAAGAATGTAAAGAAAAAGGACAACCGGTTCTTATCGGCACGGTTTCGGTTGAAAAAAACGAACTCATTTCAAAGCTTTTGAAAAAAGCCGGTATTAAGCATGAAATATTAAACGCGAAAAATCATGAACGCGAAGCAAAAATTATCACCAAGGCGGGATTAAAGGGCTCAATTACGGTTGCAACCAATATGGCCGGACGAGGTACGGATATTAAGCTCGGCGAAGGCGTACGCGAACTTGGCGGCTTACATGTTATTGGTACGGAGCGCCATGAAGCAAGACGGATCGATAATCAGCTTCGAGGTCGATCTGGACGTCAAGGCGATCCCGGATCTTCGCAATTCTACGTTTCTTTAGAAGATGACCTGATGAGAATTTTTGGCGGCGATCGTATCAAACTTATGATGGATCGGCTTGGACTACCAGAAGATCAGCCTATCGAAAATCGCCTGATTTCTCGATCGATTGAAAGCGCTCAGCGAAAAGTGGAAGGATATAACTTCGACATTCGAAAACATTTGGTTGATTATGACGATGTGATGAATAAGCACCGCGAAGTAATTTACCGAAAAAGGCGTGGGATTCTCGAATTGGCAAAAAATGAAAAAGGCAGCCCTAAAGACGAAATTCTCGGTATAGTTTACAATCAAATTGAAGGAATTATCAATCGCAATATTGATGACAAGGAAAAAACAATTTCTGAACTTAAGGTTATTTTTGGAAATAATGCCAAGATCGAAAATTTGTCATCTGAACATCTTAAGGATTTTGCAAAATCTATATATGACGAAAGAGAGAATAGATATGGTCATGAAGTTATGCGCCAAATCGAGCGCGCAATATACCTTCGGACAATTGACAATTTGTGGGTCGAACATTTGACAACGATGGATGAACTTCGTGAAGGCATCGGCCTTCGAGGTTATGGCCAGAGAGATCCGCTCGTTGAATATAAAGCAGAAGCCTACAGACTTTTTGAGGGTCTAATTGCGGCAATCGAATCCTCGGTCGCCCGCGTTATATATAAAGTCGAAGTTCAAGTCCAGCCCACTGCTCCAATCGTGCGTAGGCCATTAGAATACAAATCACCAGATCCTGATACGATAGGTGACATTGAAAAAGACGAGCCGATGCTTGAGGAAGAAGCAAAACGCACCGAAAAAAGAATCGAGCAATCTTCATCTGGCGGCGTGACGACTACCATCCGTGGCCCGAAAGAGACATCTGTTCACGATCGAATGATGTCGTCTGCAGGAAAACAGCATACGATAAAATCAAATTCAAAGGTGGGGCGCAATGATCCGTGTCCGTGCGGAAGCGGCAAGAAATACAAAAAATGTTGCGGGCGTTGA
- a CDS encoding CHAP domain-containing protein, which produces MRVEKIQKFITWGASLILGFALFLIPLSSSATSLSDLQKQQTAKQQQAAAAAAAAATAQKQADAINTQINNLNSQITSTQNAIDTTENQITETQTTIDDLARQIEEQQNKLDEEKIKLNNIVVSWYMEGDNSGLTYALLSSGTLSDAVTKQQYYDAIKQQIQTETEKINEMKDELSKQKADQDSKMAELKSLRDQKESYFNSITAQKSYKNTLLTGTLAQKQSYLDRVEALKSEIHNLSDAIYALRQKLGAGEIVKDQGCGGYPYCYLTPDTPDPDPPGYGFLVRECTSYASWYFNVMEGKAWHNTRPGNGDAANWPVLAGDQGYSVSSTPRVGAIISWQKSTSMPYGHVAIVQAINGDGTIDVSEYNWSKFKYSYRENVNPGRYGGYSYIY; this is translated from the coding sequence GTGAGGGTTGAAAAAATACAAAAATTTATCACTTGGGGCGCATCGCTAATACTTGGTTTTGCGCTTTTTTTGATTCCTTTGTCCTCATCGGCAACCTCTTTATCCGATTTGCAGAAGCAACAGACGGCCAAACAACAACAGGCGGCGGCTGCTGCAGCAGCTGCAGCTACTGCCCAGAAACAAGCAGACGCGATAAACACACAAATAAATAACCTAAATAGTCAAATCACCTCAACTCAAAATGCAATCGATACTACCGAAAATCAGATTACAGAAACCCAAACCACGATTGATGATCTGGCGAGGCAAATTGAGGAACAGCAAAATAAATTGGATGAAGAAAAAATTAAATTAAATAACATTGTCGTTTCGTGGTATATGGAAGGGGATAATTCAGGCTTGACTTATGCGCTTTTGTCTTCAGGCACGTTATCTGATGCGGTCACCAAACAGCAATATTACGATGCTATCAAACAACAAATTCAGACTGAAACAGAGAAGATTAATGAAATGAAAGACGAGCTTTCAAAACAAAAAGCCGATCAGGACAGCAAAATGGCAGAACTGAAAAGTTTGCGTGACCAGAAAGAAAGTTATTTCAATTCGATAACAGCACAGAAGAGTTATAAAAACACCCTACTTACCGGAACCTTGGCTCAAAAGCAGAGCTATTTAGATCGGGTTGAGGCATTAAAATCAGAAATCCATAATCTTTCTGACGCTATTTATGCATTGCGCCAAAAACTAGGAGCAGGAGAGATCGTAAAAGACCAAGGGTGTGGCGGATACCCGTATTGTTATCTTACACCAGACACTCCAGACCCAGATCCTCCTGGATATGGTTTCTTGGTGAGAGAATGTACATCATATGCATCATGGTATTTTAATGTAATGGAAGGTAAAGCTTGGCATAATACTCGGCCTGGTAATGGAGATGCGGCAAATTGGCCTGTTCTTGCTGGCGACCAAGGATACAGCGTTTCTTCCACCCCCCGTGTCGGCGCAATTATTAGTTGGCAAAAATCTACTTCTATGCCGTACGGTCACGTTGCGATTGTGCAAGCGATAAATGGAGACGGGACGATTGACGTTTCGGAGTATAACTGGTCTAAATTCAAGTATAGCTATCGAGAGAACGTAAATCCTGGACGCTATGGCGGATATAGCTACATTTACTAA
- the ftsE gene encoding cell division ATP-binding protein FtsE: protein MIEFINVCKTYPGNIVAVDDVSFKVFLGEFISLVGPSGAGKSTLIRLLTREEDPTSGRIIVAGRDILQLKKRDLPYYRRKVGVIFQDFKLLPKKTVYENVAFALEVAGATRAEIEDKVPKIIEIVGLTSRIKALSEELSGGEKQRVSIARALVHKPRLLIADEPTGNLDPVTTWEIIELLFKINRQGTIVLLATHDKEVVDALQRRVITMRDGKIVADQAHGKYVL, encoded by the coding sequence GTGATTGAATTTATCAATGTGTGCAAGACTTATCCTGGCAATATTGTTGCAGTGGACGATGTATCCTTCAAAGTTTTTTTAGGTGAATTCATATCTTTGGTTGGGCCATCCGGGGCTGGCAAATCGACCCTGATCAGGCTTTTGACGAGAGAAGAAGATCCGACTTCGGGACGAATTATCGTTGCCGGCCGAGACATCTTGCAGCTTAAAAAAAGGGATTTACCTTATTATCGCAGAAAGGTCGGGGTGATATTTCAAGATTTCAAATTGCTTCCAAAAAAGACCGTATATGAAAATGTCGCTTTTGCTCTAGAGGTGGCTGGGGCGACCAGGGCAGAAATCGAAGACAAAGTACCAAAAATTATTGAAATTGTCGGATTGACTTCGAGAATTAAGGCTCTATCTGAAGAATTATCAGGTGGTGAAAAACAGCGTGTTTCGATCGCAAGAGCGCTTGTGCATAAGCCAAGGCTTTTAATCGCTGATGAGCCCACTGGTAACTTGGACCCTGTAACTACATGGGAAATTATTGAGCTTTTGTTCAAAATCAATCGACAGGGAACTATCGTGCTTCTCGCAACGCACGACAAAGAAGTGGTTGATGCTCTGCAGAGGAGGGTTATCACCATGCGTGACGGAAAAATCGTGGCGGACCAGGCACATGGTAAGTACGTTCTTTAA
- a CDS encoding HPF/RaiA family ribosome-associated protein: MNVTVHTKGVIVTSKQKALIEKKVLQLKKYVKAFSPVDVIVTLTDESGPEKGGIDQSVSIKAALPKEEIFIKEIDDRLMRAFGFAFKSFERRLRRYGRIRREKEDREGNRIKGIINAVGSVGRLVPRRRKK, encoded by the coding sequence ATGAACGTAACGGTACATACCAAAGGGGTGATTGTAACGTCTAAGCAGAAAGCGCTCATTGAGAAAAAAGTGTTGCAGCTGAAAAAGTATGTCAAAGCATTCAGCCCGGTAGATGTGATCGTGACACTTACGGACGAATCTGGTCCGGAGAAAGGCGGGATTGACCAATCTGTATCTATCAAAGCAGCACTCCCAAAAGAAGAAATTTTTATCAAAGAAATCGACGACCGCTTGATGCGCGCATTCGGGTTTGCCTTTAAATCGTTTGAGCGCCGTCTTCGCCGATATGGCCGAATCCGCAGGGAAAAAGAAGATCGAGAAGGAAACAGAATCAAAGGCATTATCAACGCCGTCGGCTCTGTAGGCAGATTGGTCCCAAGAAGAAGGAAGAAGTAG
- a CDS encoding DUF4870 domain-containing protein, whose translation MPEEKPAPSKSEDNTLAILAHVLGIVIGFIGPLVIYLTKPEEGYVKNQAKEALNFQITVLIGYIIGWILTIILIGTLIVSAVAIVNLIFCIMAAVAVSKGEDYKYPFAIRLIK comes from the coding sequence ATGCCAGAAGAAAAACCAGCGCCAAGCAAGAGCGAAGATAATACTCTTGCAATTTTGGCACATGTTTTAGGTATTGTAATCGGGTTTATTGGTCCGCTTGTAATTTATCTTACAAAACCGGAAGAGGGTTATGTCAAAAACCAAGCCAAGGAAGCTTTGAATTTCCAAATTACGGTGCTTATCGGCTATATCATTGGATGGATTTTGACAATAATCTTGATCGGAACTTTGATCGTTTCAGCGGTCGCGATCGTCAACTTGATCTTCTGCATCATGGCTGCTGTTGCCGTATCCAAAGGTGAAGATTACAAATATCCATTTGCAATTCGCTTGATTAAATAA
- the rplI gene encoding 50S ribosomal protein L9, with protein sequence MEVIFTKKLEGIGELGERRNVKPGFARNYLIPKGLAFYATDSRAKKLESEYLINKEKEEDESRSKDLAESIQNLNLNFVLKAEKGKKAYTGINAKKIEDELAEKYQIHAEKVNLKGALKDEGDHSVKIVIGGKEFELMVKIELK encoded by the coding sequence ATGGAAGTAATTTTTACCAAGAAATTAGAAGGTATAGGGGAGTTGGGAGAGCGCAGGAATGTTAAGCCGGGATTTGCGCGAAATTATCTGATTCCAAAAGGGCTGGCATTTTATGCTACTGATTCACGTGCCAAAAAATTGGAATCAGAATATCTTATAAACAAAGAGAAAGAGGAAGACGAAAGCCGTTCGAAAGATTTGGCGGAATCAATTCAAAATTTAAATTTGAACTTTGTCCTTAAAGCGGAAAAGGGTAAAAAAGCCTATACCGGCATAAATGCCAAGAAAATAGAAGACGAGCTTGCCGAAAAATATCAAATACACGCAGAAAAAGTTAACTTAAAGGGGGCGCTCAAAGACGAAGGGGATCATTCGGTAAAAATCGTTATTGGAGGAAAAGAATTTGAGCTTATGGTTAAAATTGAATTGAAATGA